A window of the Tripterygium wilfordii isolate XIE 37 chromosome 12, ASM1340144v1, whole genome shotgun sequence genome harbors these coding sequences:
- the LOC120011543 gene encoding uncharacterized protein LOC120011543, with protein MGSDEDPWLAPDKLYHVIFCLSLTLFFSILANHTRFPLLRRYSIWIGSILSLAAGAAKETADQLGYFHSAGASSKDAAADLLGVLVAALVLSLCRKQALSNSSHSGRVLPV; from the coding sequence ATGGGTAGCGATGAGGATCCCTGGCTGGCCCCAGACAAGCTCTATCACGTCATCTTCTGCCTTTCCCTCACCTTGTTCTTCTCCATTCTCGCCAACCATACCCGCTTTCCGCTCCTTCGCCGCTACTCCATCTGGATCGGATCCATCCTCTCCCTCGCTGCCGGAGCCGCCAAGGAGACTGCAGACCAGCTTGGCTATTTTCACTCCGCTGGGGCCTCATCTAAGGACGCGGCAGCTGATCTCCTAGGCGTCTTGGTGGCTGCCTTGGTGCTCTCTCTGTGTCGTAAACAAGCCCTCTCCAATTCCAGTCACAGCGGACGGGTTTTGCCTGTTTGA